A single window of Shewanella sp. Choline-02u-19 DNA harbors:
- a CDS encoding cytochrome P460 family protein: protein MKQVKKIISFVAVGIFAQLLLIVPAIAEEYYTIKDGVLERPTGYREWIYVGTPVTPNDMNNGKAAFPEHHNVYIDPKSWAHWKETGKFREGTILMKELVSVGSKAAVSGQGYFQGEFIGLEATIKSKSNFPDEPGNWAYFSFSSKDHKTLTKTAKPFPSASCNSCHLASASDDFVFTQYYPVLSSGKAKGKKATGGHESDLNNNYIEPKGK from the coding sequence ATGAAGCAAGTGAAAAAAATAATAAGTTTTGTAGCCGTTGGAATATTCGCTCAACTGCTCTTAATAGTGCCTGCTATTGCGGAAGAGTATTACACCATAAAAGATGGAGTGCTAGAACGCCCCACAGGTTATCGCGAGTGGATTTATGTGGGTACTCCGGTAACACCAAATGATATGAATAATGGCAAAGCTGCATTTCCCGAGCATCACAATGTGTATATCGATCCAAAAAGCTGGGCGCATTGGAAAGAAACGGGGAAGTTTCGTGAAGGTACTATTTTAATGAAAGAGCTGGTCAGTGTTGGCTCAAAAGCCGCTGTGAGTGGTCAAGGATACTTTCAAGGTGAGTTTATTGGTCTGGAAGCAACCATCAAGAGTAAGAGCAACTTTCCTGATGAGCCTGGCAACTGGGCTTACTTTAGCTTTTCCAGTAAAGATCATAAGACCTTAACAAAGACCGCCAAGCCGTTTCCTTCAGCATCCTGTAATAGTTGTCATCTAGCGTCGGCATCAGATGATTTTGTTTTTACTCAGTATTACCCGGTTCTCAGTTCGGGTAAAGCAAAGGGTAAGAAGGCTACGGGCGGTCATGAATCAGACTTGAACAATAATTATATTGAGCCAAAAGGTAAATAA
- a CDS encoding cytochrome P460 family protein: MTSVSSFSAIADDTFSNYVDEKGNISFPHSFRTNMVHLGSWFVPEGGASGFHDVYTEKESVESFRKSGKFPDGATIVKELRVSNAGSYTTGAGVSYATKDVKQWFVMIKDVKGRFADNPLWGDGWGWALYKPDNKDKNVATNYKTDCLSCHKPVENKDWIYTEAYPTLSKE, translated from the coding sequence ATGACTAGTGTTAGTTCATTCTCGGCAATAGCGGATGATACGTTCTCAAATTATGTTGATGAAAAAGGCAATATTAGTTTCCCTCATAGTTTTCGAACCAATATGGTTCACTTAGGGTCATGGTTCGTTCCTGAAGGCGGTGCCAGCGGTTTTCATGATGTGTATACAGAGAAAGAATCGGTTGAGAGTTTCCGCAAGTCTGGCAAATTTCCCGATGGTGCCACGATCGTAAAAGAGCTTCGGGTGTCTAATGCGGGAAGCTACACTACAGGAGCTGGGGTCAGCTATGCGACAAAAGACGTCAAACAATGGTTCGTAATGATCAAAGACGTGAAAGGTCGGTTTGCCGATAATCCTCTATGGGGCGATGGCTGGGGTTGGGCGCTATACAAGCCAGATAATAAAGACAAGAACGTCGCAACAAACTATAAAACTGATTGCCTGAGTTGTCACAAACCAGTGGAAAATAAGGATTGGATATATACAGAAGCCTATCCGACTCTTAGTAAAGAATAG
- a CDS encoding DUF3069 domain-containing protein — protein sequence MTEVNAEYKARAELVALNVCNTVMPMDQIPESLLEAYANLCNELIEDTDLKFNSGWNALPASARALLPQEDFHGFYIANAWFQLSRVAQDIADMADSDDEIAEKEYNGIFTRLSDASLKESVRKLKKARTDRSMLNSIKAVIEGK from the coding sequence ATGACTGAAGTAAACGCTGAATATAAAGCTCGTGCTGAGCTGGTGGCATTAAACGTGTGTAATACCGTTATGCCAATGGATCAAATCCCAGAGAGCTTGTTAGAAGCTTATGCCAACCTTTGTAATGAGTTGATTGAAGATACCGATCTTAAATTCAATAGTGGCTGGAACGCCTTACCTGCTAGCGCCAGAGCACTATTGCCGCAAGAAGATTTTCACGGTTTTTATATTGCTAATGCTTGGTTTCAATTGAGCCGCGTAGCACAAGATATTGCCGACATGGCCGACTCAGATGATGAGATCGCCGAGAAAGAATACAACGGTATTTTCACCCGTTTATCAGATGCTTCACTCAAAGAGAGTGTTCGTAAGCTGAAGAAAGCCCGTACCGATCGCTCAATGCTTAACAGCATTAAAGCCGTTATCGAAGGTAAGTAA
- a CDS encoding phosphatase PAP2 family protein yields MKKILACLLMLMSWSVSAKSDLEQSGDILHLLIPVAALGGSLMYEDDYEGAWQLVKTGVVSRLVVEGLKYTVDKERPDGSGDDSFPSGHAADTFAAATFVQQRYGWKWAIPAYVGAAYVSYTRVESDKHQLEDVLAGAAIGVLSGLYFTDPYKDITITPIVGNGNYGVYISGTF; encoded by the coding sequence ATGAAAAAGATTTTGGCTTGTTTGCTGATGCTGATGAGTTGGTCAGTATCTGCTAAATCAGATTTAGAGCAATCAGGTGATATTTTACATCTTCTCATTCCAGTCGCTGCGCTCGGTGGCAGTTTAATGTACGAAGATGACTACGAGGGCGCATGGCAGTTGGTTAAGACTGGCGTGGTTTCTCGTCTTGTTGTCGAAGGGCTTAAATATACGGTAGATAAAGAGCGTCCAGATGGTTCGGGTGATGATTCATTTCCGTCAGGACATGCTGCTGATACCTTTGCTGCAGCCACATTTGTACAGCAACGCTATGGTTGGAAGTGGGCTATTCCTGCCTATGTTGGCGCGGCATATGTTAGCTATACACGGGTAGAAAGCGATAAGCATCAGCTCGAGGATGTGTTAGCGGGCGCGGCAATCGGTGTACTATCTGGCTTATACTTTACCGACCCATATAAAGACATTACCATCACGCCAATTGTAGGTAACGGCAATTATGGCGTGTATATTAGCGGCACTTTCTAG
- a CDS encoding tetratricopeptide repeat-containing diguanylate cyclase, which produces MPKPFLLVKIMLFASLLSVSSFCYAEQSNTDKADALFTLINSGTVINNQTLNTYIERLEAIIAKDDTSRQLQLTRVRCWAFDPNEADQLSKALAFAQHALTKPDLADFPSHKLDLELCQAWFTEQNGDVELALKGYNKAVNDAYALEDLRLIADARSIRGYLNSYQGNFTQGLEDLITSQSLYQSLNLPAWVKFNLYEIATSYRRFGDQKNAIRYYKKLEHSYITDKDFDAAIAVTVSIAIAEEELGNLKTAKKLFEQGYLYWKANKQELQQARVAVNMAGTLIKLGDFKKVNQYLNEAEPFILPTDEAFYSFMHLFRAQTYLANGKLIQAHESLALARAAFKRVKNIRGLAELQLVESQIFLSQNNWQQAYRALNEYVKQHKELDLKRLSSYTTEMRTRFNVDQIEAENRHLIENQRLKEIEFAMLEQNKIQQGIIIFLGSFLIIIISFFAYKQSQKNKLLSELALTDHLTQLPNRRYIYTKAQRCFEEAKKTQTPLSVIIFDADHFKLINDNFGHEVGDHALVLLADTCREILSSEYPTARVGGEEFLIILPETDKAQAYKIAQNLIKTVCEANFCKFPRGFALTISAGVAGLSTTDDKLSLLLKKADDALYQAKSNGRNQVKMS; this is translated from the coding sequence ATGCCAAAGCCGTTTTTGTTAGTAAAAATCATGCTATTTGCAAGCTTACTTTCAGTGAGTTCATTCTGCTATGCCGAGCAAAGCAACACAGATAAAGCCGATGCGCTATTTACCTTGATTAATAGCGGTACTGTGATTAACAACCAAACGCTTAACACCTATATTGAACGACTAGAAGCAATAATCGCTAAAGATGATACTTCAAGACAACTGCAGCTAACTCGCGTGCGTTGCTGGGCATTTGATCCCAACGAAGCAGACCAACTCTCCAAAGCTTTAGCCTTTGCACAACACGCATTAACCAAACCAGATTTAGCTGACTTCCCAAGCCATAAATTAGACTTAGAACTGTGCCAAGCTTGGTTTACTGAGCAGAATGGGGATGTCGAGTTAGCGCTAAAAGGCTATAACAAGGCGGTAAATGATGCATATGCATTAGAAGACCTACGCCTGATTGCTGATGCCAGAAGTATTCGCGGTTACTTAAATTCTTACCAAGGAAATTTCACCCAAGGCCTTGAAGACCTAATCACCTCTCAATCTCTGTATCAAAGTTTAAATTTGCCTGCATGGGTAAAGTTCAACCTTTACGAGATAGCCACCAGCTATCGTCGTTTTGGCGATCAAAAAAATGCGATTCGTTATTATAAAAAATTGGAACATAGCTACATCACAGACAAAGACTTTGATGCCGCTATTGCTGTAACAGTTTCCATTGCTATTGCCGAAGAAGAGTTAGGTAATTTAAAGACCGCCAAAAAACTTTTCGAACAAGGCTACTTATACTGGAAAGCCAATAAACAAGAGTTACAACAAGCAAGGGTAGCGGTAAATATGGCTGGTACCTTGATTAAGCTAGGTGACTTTAAAAAAGTTAATCAATATTTAAATGAAGCTGAACCTTTTATTTTGCCTACCGATGAAGCCTTTTACAGCTTTATGCACCTATTTAGAGCGCAAACATACCTTGCCAATGGCAAGTTAATTCAGGCTCACGAAAGCCTAGCATTAGCACGAGCAGCCTTCAAGCGTGTAAAAAACATCCGAGGCTTAGCAGAATTGCAGCTAGTCGAAAGCCAAATATTTCTGAGTCAAAATAACTGGCAACAAGCTTACCGCGCGCTTAATGAGTATGTGAAGCAACATAAAGAACTCGATTTAAAGCGGCTTTCAAGCTATACAACTGAAATGCGTACTCGCTTTAATGTTGATCAAATAGAAGCAGAGAATCGCCACCTGATAGAAAATCAGCGGCTCAAGGAGATTGAGTTTGCGATGTTAGAGCAAAATAAAATCCAGCAAGGGATCATCATTTTTCTCGGCAGCTTCCTTATCATTATTATTTCCTTTTTTGCTTATAAGCAATCGCAAAAGAACAAATTATTATCGGAACTCGCACTGACTGACCATTTAACACAATTACCTAATCGTCGTTATATCTATACCAAAGCGCAGCGCTGTTTTGAGGAAGCAAAGAAAACACAAACGCCGTTATCTGTGATTATATTTGATGCTGACCATTTTAAACTTATTAATGACAACTTCGGTCACGAGGTGGGCGATCACGCGCTAGTACTGCTTGCTGATACCTGTCGAGAAATACTCTCCTCCGAGTACCCAACTGCACGCGTTGGTGGCGAAGAGTTTTTGATAATCTTACCCGAAACAGATAAAGCTCAAGCGTATAAAATTGCTCAGAATCTTATAAAAACAGTCTGTGAAGCTAACTTCTGCAAGTTTCCACGGGGCTTTGCTCTAACCATCAGTGCTGGGGTTGCTGGCCTTTCTACCACAGATGATAAGCTGTCACTGCTCCTCAAAAAAGCTGACGATGCGCTCTATCAAGCCAAAAGCAATGGACGCAACCAAGTAAAAATGAGTTAG
- the queG gene encoding tRNA epoxyqueuosine(34) reductase QueG, translating to MPDTPSLPAAIDTLTPTQLGELALKIKTWGQELGFAQIGICDTDLTAEEPKLQQWLDNDYHGDMGYMANHGMMRARPHELHPGTRRVISARMDYLPPNAGFATNLKDPNLGYISRYAGGRDYHKMIRSRLKKLGDRIEAELKEMGFSKSNSRPFVDSAPVLERPLADKAGLGWTGKHSLLLNQEAGSWFFLGELFINLPLPVDIPVSENCNTCVACIKSCPTNAIVEPYVVDGRRCISYLTIELQGAIPVEFREAIGNRIYGCDDCQLVCPINSQAPITAEQDFHTRTPLQQPELLTLFAWSEAEFLKLTEGSAIRRIGHRRWLRNIAIALGNAPTSASIMSALEARKLSDEVDEMVAEHIDWALEQQSTKQSLLSRKTQRVIRTVEKGLPRDA from the coding sequence ATGCCAGACACTCCTTCACTACCTGCAGCAATTGATACCTTAACGCCCACTCAACTCGGCGAATTGGCCCTTAAAATTAAAACCTGGGGTCAAGAGTTAGGTTTTGCGCAGATCGGCATTTGCGACACAGATCTAACGGCCGAAGAACCTAAACTGCAGCAATGGCTAGACAACGACTACCATGGTGACATGGGCTATATGGCTAATCACGGTATGATGCGTGCCAGGCCACATGAGTTACACCCTGGTACCCGAAGAGTCATCTCCGCAAGAATGGATTACCTGCCCCCTAATGCAGGCTTTGCCACCAATCTAAAAGATCCCAACTTAGGCTATATCTCGCGGTATGCAGGCGGCCGAGACTACCATAAAATGATCCGTAGTCGACTCAAAAAGCTGGGAGACCGAATAGAGGCTGAACTAAAAGAGATGGGGTTCAGTAAATCCAACTCCCGTCCTTTTGTCGATTCAGCGCCGGTGCTAGAGCGGCCTCTCGCCGATAAAGCGGGTTTAGGCTGGACGGGTAAACACAGCTTACTGCTCAATCAAGAAGCTGGTAGTTGGTTTTTCCTCGGTGAGTTGTTTATCAACCTGCCTCTGCCTGTCGATATTCCGGTAAGCGAGAACTGTAACACCTGTGTGGCCTGCATTAAGTCATGCCCGACTAACGCCATTGTCGAGCCTTATGTGGTTGATGGGCGCCGCTGTATCTCCTACCTTACCATTGAACTACAAGGGGCTATTCCGGTCGAGTTTCGTGAGGCCATAGGCAATCGAATTTACGGTTGTGATGATTGCCAACTCGTTTGTCCTATCAATAGTCAGGCACCTATCACCGCTGAACAAGATTTTCACACTCGCACTCCGTTACAGCAGCCTGAATTATTGACGTTATTTGCATGGAGTGAAGCTGAGTTCTTAAAGCTAACCGAAGGCAGTGCGATCCGCAGAATAGGTCATCGACGTTGGCTTAGAAATATCGCTATCGCTCTTGGCAATGCACCGACTTCAGCATCCATCATGTCGGCACTTGAAGCGCGCAAATTATCGGATGAAGTTGATGAGATGGTAGCTGAACATATTGACTGGGCACTCGAACAACAAAGTACCAAACAGAGCCTATTAAGCCGTAAAACACAGCGGGTCATTCGGACGGTAGAAAAAGGGTTGCCACGAGATGCCTAA
- a CDS encoding dodecin, producing MSHTYKIIELTGSSPISSDDAIKNAIAAANESIQHMRWFQVTETRGHLEEGMVAHWQVTIKVGFTLNPK from the coding sequence ATGAGTCATACTTACAAGATTATTGAGCTTACAGGTTCATCCCCGATTAGTTCGGATGATGCAATAAAAAATGCCATTGCGGCGGCAAATGAGTCAATACAGCATATGCGCTGGTTTCAGGTGACCGAAACTCGGGGTCATTTGGAGGAGGGGATGGTGGCTCATTGGCAAGTGACAATCAAAGTAGGTTTTACACTTAATCCCAAATAA
- a CDS encoding protein disulfide oxidoreductase produces the protein MTKPNAYKSLLSKVLYGAKQIAIMLVVFTLFSAALDLWRSKDIPTDNLPDLKAMTLNGEPVDILAMSYQEPVLLYFWGTWCPVCSFVSPSVDIMASQYSVVTVAMNSGSDEKLSQYLKHKQYDFPVVNDKKGLLSRDFSVNVTPTLMVIKDGELQFYTSGFTSLPGMWWRMLLA, from the coding sequence ATGACGAAGCCGAATGCCTATAAATCCCTATTGAGTAAAGTACTTTATGGGGCTAAACAAATAGCTATTATGCTGGTGGTTTTCACCTTGTTTTCTGCAGCGTTAGATCTGTGGCGCAGTAAAGATATCCCCACCGATAATCTGCCAGACTTAAAAGCGATGACTCTAAATGGTGAGCCCGTAGATATTCTGGCGATGAGTTATCAGGAGCCTGTTCTGCTGTACTTTTGGGGAACATGGTGTCCAGTGTGCAGCTTTGTTAGTCCATCGGTTGATATAATGGCGTCACAATATTCGGTGGTGACTGTGGCGATGAACTCCGGCAGTGATGAAAAACTCAGCCAGTATTTGAAGCACAAACAATATGATTTCCCCGTGGTTAATGACAAGAAGGGGCTACTTTCCCGAGACTTTTCAGTCAATGTGACGCCGACGTTGATGGTGATTAAAGACGGTGAACTGCAGTTCTATACCAGTGGTTTTACCAGCTTACCAGGAATGTGGTGGCGAATGCTGTTGGCATAA
- a CDS encoding DsbA family protein — MTLSVKAKSIIGVALAVIFTFIGVQTVSSASVKADEGKLSAGQQQEVKGILKEMLLNDPDLLKEAIIAMQVREQGSQKASAKSLIKQYQQALFNTKTDPWKGAESPDVTMVYFTDFNCPYCKKLEPELEKLIAEFPQLKIIIKMVPLQGQSAVEAVELAQTVWLNEPEKYLALKKTLMAAPRRLDSATIAKVAKLTHTQKWLGKNDSRVDAIVDENLQLMRQLGLRGTPSMIIGEQIIPGLVPFETLKQEVEKALKAQG, encoded by the coding sequence ATGACATTAAGCGTAAAAGCAAAAAGCATAATAGGCGTGGCTCTAGCGGTCATATTCACATTTATCGGGGTTCAAACGGTGAGTAGCGCAAGTGTTAAAGCGGATGAAGGTAAGCTTAGTGCAGGGCAACAGCAAGAAGTTAAGGGTATATTGAAAGAGATGCTGCTCAATGACCCAGATCTGCTTAAAGAGGCGATTATTGCTATGCAAGTACGCGAGCAAGGTTCGCAGAAAGCGAGCGCTAAGTCGCTCATCAAGCAGTATCAACAGGCGCTATTTAATACAAAAACAGATCCATGGAAAGGCGCTGAGTCGCCAGACGTTACCATGGTTTATTTTACCGATTTTAACTGTCCTTATTGTAAAAAGTTAGAGCCAGAGTTGGAAAAATTAATAGCCGAATTTCCTCAGTTGAAAATCATTATTAAAATGGTACCGTTACAGGGACAAAGTGCTGTAGAAGCGGTCGAGTTGGCGCAAACGGTTTGGCTGAATGAACCTGAAAAATACCTTGCACTTAAAAAGACTTTGATGGCAGCGCCTCGCCGGCTAGACTCCGCGACTATCGCCAAAGTGGCCAAGTTAACACACACGCAGAAGTGGCTGGGTAAAAATGACAGCCGAGTGGATGCCATTGTGGATGAAAATCTACAGTTAATGCGACAACTCGGTCTTCGGGGAACCCCAAGTATGATTATTGGTGAGCAGATAATCCCTGGTTTAGTACCGTTTGAAACGCTTAAACAAGAGGTTGAAAAAGCGCTTAAGGCACAAGGATAA